Proteins encoded within one genomic window of Entelurus aequoreus isolate RoL-2023_Sb linkage group LG26, RoL_Eaeq_v1.1, whole genome shotgun sequence:
- the LOC133643408 gene encoding uncharacterized protein K02A2.6-like, translating to MENDRAVMFKQQIPLEFTSSGHYCVDIRDKNSTTQQMKDDVILAATAEDEVLTVTENMSSAEKRKILLKLHKQFGHASADRLQRLIQSSGNKDKDCLTILQQIVHDCDICQRYSKAKPRPAVGLPLATEYNETVAVDLHELEPGVWYLHVIDQFTRFSAGSIVKTKKASEMVNALIHTWISVHGPPRILYSDNGGEFNNEEFRDMAENFNIETRTTAGYSPWSNGLLERHNQTLTDILLK from the exons ATGGAGAATGACAGAGCAGTGATGTTTAAACAGCAGATTCCTCTTGAGTTCACCAGCTCAGGACACTACTGTGTGGACATAAGAGACAAAAACAGCACAACACAGCAAATGAAAGATGACGTGATACTTGCAGCGACAGCTGAAGATGAAGTCCTGACAGTGACAGAAAACATGTCTTCAGCCGAAAAGCGCAAAATCCTTCTCAAGCTACACAAACAGTTTGGCCACGCATCTGCAGACAGGCTGCAGAGGCTAATTCAAAGCTCGGGTAATAAAGACAAGGACTGCCTCACTATTTTGCAACAAATAGTGCATGATTGTGACATATGTCAGAGATACAGCAAAGCGAAGCCGAGGCCAGCTGTTGGTCTGCCTCTAGCTACAGAATATAATGAGACGGTGGCGGTGGACCTGCATGAGTTGGAGCCAGGAGTGTGGTATCTACATGTGATCGACCAATTCACCCGGTTCAGTGCAGGAAGCATTGTGAAGACAAAGAAGGCCTCTGAAATGGTCAACGCCCTCATCCACACATGGATAAGTGTTCACGGCCCTCCTCGTATTTTGTACAGCGACAACGGTGGAGAGTTCAATAATGAAGAGTTTCGTGACATGGCCGAAAACTTCAACATCGAGACGAGGACAACAGCAGGATACAGTCCCTGGAGCAACGGGCTGTTGGAGAGACACAATCAGACTCTCACCGACATCCTACTGAAG TGA